The sequence TTCACACATAGTTGCTGGAGATCAAACCCGGGCAAAGACATGTCAGACTGGATGGTTCATATGAGTAAATGAATAAATGTCAAAAGTAGCCTTTTACAAGAAATAAGTCTTTAACCTCTAAAaagctggagaggacagaggctaAACCAACTCTTTCCCCAACAGCATTTTCACTTTCAAATTGCACTGAACAACTGATTAACGGATattcaaataaataaatcacaCCCTTTCTGATATTAACTTTTTCATTTCCTGGGTCAAGAATGTGTTCAGTgtttatcccaaatggcaccctattccctatgtagtgcactacttttgacgatgGCCCACagagctttggtcaaaagtagtgcactacataaaaaatagggtgccatttgagatgccgACTCTGTCATCTCAGTGCAAATGAGCCAAACAGCAGGTcacacagagagttacagagaccaGCCGATTTACATAATGAAATGATAAATATAGAGAAATAGACATCTCAAAGTGTATCTCTCCAGTGATGAGCTCATCCTCAGGGCTACAACGTATTCATATGAGAAGGCAGTTACACTACGCGCAGAAAACGACGAGAGGGAAACATAGTCAGGCAGCAGCTCCCTGGTTTAAACTGCCGCTTTGGGCCAAATGAAAATTAATTAATTTCTGTGAAGAATCAATTTCTCAGAGTAACTAAGAGTGTTAAATgcaaagagatggggagagagagagagagagatagagtgtgtgtgtgcgcgccgcaaccccccccccccccccccccattacgcACACCTCCACATTATTGCAGAGACTCAGTTTGTACAACTGAAACACTTTTAAAAGATAAAAGATTGGAAAATGTGTCATTATTTCTACAATGTTGCTTTGTTCGGTCGCGTCAACTCTTTATGACGACATCAGAGATAGATGCACCATGGAAACCAACTCACCTGGCGTTAGTACAGTCGTTGTACAGCGTCTCGAAGTCTCTCCGTGAGATGAGTTTACACCGGTTCACTCCCGGTTGGATAGCTCCGAGGCCCCGGAGGATGCGGACCTGTTCCACGTTACAGACCACCGGTGTGATCTGGAGCCGCTTCAGCTTGGTATAGACCGTGTGCAGTCCGCCGACCAAGTGTTTCAGAAACAGGTCGAACGCCTGCGGGAGGCAGATTAGCTCGTTGTCTTTTACCGTGAAAGAGGCGAGCTTGGCGCCTCTGACCTCGACCATTTTAACCTCGTTGTTTTGCGGAGTGTTCTCAACCGGCGACGGGGTAGAATACACCGGTTTACCGGGCAGGACGTCAACCGGTACGCCAGGGCTACCGACGGGTACTGGTAAAAGGTCCGCGCTGAAAGGGTTCAGTCCGGTGGGCGCGATAGATGGTGAAGGGGATGAGGACGTGGTTGCTGGTGGCGGAGAGTTGGTCGCCGGTGAAGTCTGTATCGGAGGCGGTTGGACGAGAGGAACCGAGGGCATGAGAGCAGCCGGAGAGGCCATGATCCAAatctgtataaaaaaaaaaaactgtctgaAAGTCTCGAAAGTCAAGTGTAGTCTAAAAAAAGTGTCGCGAGAGAAACAGAAATTGAAGAGTTGAGAGCTCGTCGGtaggttttattttttttaagctGAGAAATGTCGTTGGAGATGCAGTGAGCGGGATAAAGGGTCCGTGCGTCAGGATACCGATGACAGAATTGAGCTAGAGTGAGGAGCTCGCGGACGGGATGATACTGTCACATCATGAAAAAGAGGAGGAGCCTCTAAATATTCTTAGAAAAACATCACAAGCATCTGTTGACCGTGTTCAGAACATGCGGTCCATTAGGCTAGAATAAAACTGGAATAGAAACTGAATACGTTGATGAATAATTTGTATAAGCAGCACAAGCTCCGGAGAAAACGCTATACCTCGCCACTGAATTTTAACTGTAGGATTTTGACTATTCAGTGTGTGGAAGGTGCCCACTGCTTAGAAATAATAACCCCCCCAAAAGGGCCCTCtaaggggggagaagagggacaGACAAGAGGACCCTGACTTTAACCTCTGACCCTCCTCAAGCCCCCACCCCATCTTCCTGTCACACACCACATTAGGGACTGAGCCTCCACAACCCCTCAAATGCATGCCTTTGACAGTTCCCTGCTAATGTTGATGAAGACGGAGGTTTGGAGACATAGAGGCTAACTGACTCCGCTCAGAAAGATAAATAATAATGACACTGACTTCGCTGATTATCCAGGAAGAAGTGTGCTGACAACAGCTACTTTCCATCCACTTGGCCACGTTTTCcaaccagagatgtttccatcacaATGACTTTTTGCGGATAGAAAACTGTGTGTGatgatgtacactaccgttcaaaagcttggggtcacttagaaacgtccttgtttttcaaagaaaagcacattttttgtccattaaaataacaaaagatttatcagaaatacagtgtagacattgttaatgttgtaaatgactattgtagctgaaacggcagattttttagggaatatctacatagaagGCCAGTatctcggagtcgcctcttcactgttgagagatatgtttctcaaactagacactctaatgtacatgtcctctagttcagttgtgcaccggagcctctttccattctggttagggccagtttgcgctgttctgtgaagggagtaatacacagcgttgtacgagatcttcagtttcttggcaatttctcgcatggaatagccttcctttctcagaacaagaatagactgatgagtttcagaagaaagttctttgtttctggccattttgagcctgtactcgaacccacaaatgctgatgctccagatactcaactagtctaaagaaggacagtttgattgcttctttaatcaggacaacagttttcagctgtgctaacataattgcaaaagggttttctaatgat comes from Salvelinus fontinalis isolate EN_2023a unplaced genomic scaffold, ASM2944872v1 scaffold_0925, whole genome shotgun sequence and encodes:
- the LOC129847672 gene encoding dachshund homolog 1-like, giving the protein MASPAALMPSVPLVQPPPIQTSPATNSPPPATTSSSPSPSIAPTGLNPFSADLLPVPVGSPGVPVDVLPGKPVYSTPSPVENTPQNNEVKMVEVRGAKLASFTVKDNELICLPQAFDLFLKHLVGGLHTVYTKLKRLQITPVVCNVEQVRILRGLGAIQPGVNRCKLISRRDFETLYNDCTNAR